The proteins below are encoded in one region of Caulobacter henricii:
- a CDS encoding sugar porter family MFS transporter, translating into MASVTSAGPSPGMSADGGKVNMTFIAAIVAVATIGGFMFGYDSGVINGTQEGLESAFNLSKLGTGLNVGAILIGCAIGAFAAGRLADVWGRRTVMLISALLFLVSAIGTGAADTSLVFIAFRLIGGLGVGAASVLCPVYISEVTPANIRGRLSSVQQIMIITGLTGAFVANYVLAHTAGSSTAEFWLGFPAWRWMFWMQVIPAAIFFFSLLSIPESPRYLVAKGKEAEASKILSRLFGEGQGDRKVAEIRASLSADRKPTFSDLLDPATRKIRAIVWAGLVLAVFQQLVGINIVFYYGSVLWQSVGFTEDDSLKINILSGTLSIVACLAAIALIDKIGRKPLLLIGSAGMAVTLGVLTWCFSTATTVDGSLQLADNVGLIALVAANAYVVFFNLSWGPVMWVMLGEMFPNQMRGSALAVAGFAQWIANFAISVSFPALAALSLPLTYGFYAVSAVVSFFLVQKLIKETRGTELEDMVG; encoded by the coding sequence ATGGCTTCAGTAACCAGCGCGGGCCCGAGCCCGGGCATGAGCGCCGATGGCGGCAAGGTCAACATGACCTTCATCGCCGCGATCGTGGCCGTCGCCACGATCGGCGGCTTCATGTTCGGCTACGACAGCGGCGTCATCAACGGCACCCAGGAGGGTCTGGAAAGCGCCTTCAATCTCAGCAAGCTGGGCACGGGCCTGAATGTCGGTGCCATCCTGATCGGCTGCGCCATCGGTGCCTTTGCCGCCGGCCGCCTCGCCGACGTCTGGGGTCGCCGCACGGTGATGCTGATTTCGGCCCTGCTGTTTCTGGTCAGCGCGATCGGCACCGGCGCGGCTGATACCTCGCTGGTCTTCATCGCCTTCCGCCTGATCGGCGGCCTGGGCGTCGGCGCGGCCAGCGTGCTGTGCCCGGTCTATATCTCGGAAGTGACCCCGGCCAATATCCGTGGACGCCTCTCGTCCGTGCAGCAGATCATGATCATCACCGGCCTGACCGGCGCGTTCGTGGCCAACTATGTGCTGGCCCATACCGCCGGCAGCTCGACCGCCGAGTTCTGGCTCGGCTTCCCGGCCTGGCGCTGGATGTTCTGGATGCAAGTCATCCCGGCCGCGATCTTCTTCTTCAGCCTGCTCTCGATCCCGGAAAGCCCGCGCTATCTGGTGGCCAAGGGCAAGGAGGCCGAGGCCTCGAAAATCCTGTCGCGCCTGTTCGGCGAAGGCCAGGGCGACCGCAAGGTGGCCGAGATCCGCGCCTCCCTGTCGGCTGACCGCAAGCCGACCTTCTCGGACCTGCTGGACCCCGCCACCCGGAAGATCCGCGCGATCGTCTGGGCCGGCCTGGTCCTGGCCGTGTTCCAGCAGCTGGTCGGCATCAATATCGTCTTCTACTACGGGTCGGTGCTCTGGCAGTCGGTCGGCTTCACCGAGGACGACAGCCTGAAGATCAACATCCTGTCGGGCACCCTGTCGATCGTGGCCTGCCTGGCCGCCATCGCCCTGATCGACAAGATCGGCCGCAAGCCCCTGCTGCTGATCGGCTCGGCGGGCATGGCCGTGACCCTTGGTGTCCTGACCTGGTGCTTCTCGACCGCCACCACGGTGGATGGGTCGCTGCAGCTGGCGGACAATGTCGGCCTGATCGCCCTGGTCGCGGCCAATGCCTATGTGGTGTTCTTCAACCTCAGCTGGGGCCCGGTCATGTGGGTCATGCTGGGCGAGATGTTCCCCAACCAGATGCGCGGCTCGGCCCTGGCCGTCGCCGGCTTCGCCCAGTGGATCGCCAACTTCGCCATCTCGGTCAGCTTTCCGGCCCTGGCCGCCCTCAGCCTGCCCCTGACCTACGGCTTCTATGCGGTCAGCGCCGTGGTCTCGTTCTTCCTGGTCCAGAAGCTGATCAAGGAAACCCGCGGCACCGAGCTGGAAGACATGGTGGGGTAA
- a CDS encoding family 43 glycosylhydrolase: MVQISRRGALGSLLTGAAVSAVPAAGQAAQMGTLPGPAPAGVPTWARGIEGQRKADLGNGTFLNPILAGDRPDPSILKDGDNYYMTHSSFDAYPGLLIWHSRDLVNWTPVVASLKANIGSVWAPEICKHQGRYYIYIPAKFPGNNTSYVIWADRIEGPWSEPIDLKLPRYIDPGHVVDEQGVRWLFLSGGDRIQLAPDGLSTVGKPEHVYDPWRYPDDWDVEGFSPEGPKVMKKGDYYYLVTAVGGTAGPPTGHMVIVARAKSLAGPWEDHPRNPLVRTVDNAEKWWSRGHATLVEGPGGDWWTVYHGYENGFYTLGRQTLLAPVTWTKDGWFDIGGGDLAKPMRKPKGGKPGPHGMALSDDFTTDKLGVQWNFFDPKPGEADRISRKDGVLTLKGAGEAPSSGSPLIFVNGDQAYEIECEIEIEPETRAGLILFYDRQLYCGLGFDAKNFVTHQYGIERGRPANPHGAKMLMRLRNTRHIVSFHTSGDGGTTWKRFDRGMEVSGYHHNVRGGFLMLKPGLYAAGKGSARFRNFRYRALD; encoded by the coding sequence ATGGTTCAGATCAGCCGCCGGGGAGCGCTGGGCTCCCTCCTGACCGGAGCCGCCGTCAGCGCCGTTCCCGCTGCCGGCCAGGCTGCCCAGATGGGCACTCTGCCCGGTCCAGCCCCTGCAGGTGTGCCGACCTGGGCCCGCGGCATAGAGGGCCAGCGCAAGGCCGATCTGGGTAACGGGACCTTCCTCAACCCGATCCTGGCCGGCGACCGGCCCGATCCGTCGATCCTAAAGGACGGAGACAACTACTACATGACCCACAGCTCGTTCGACGCCTATCCGGGCCTGCTGATCTGGCACAGCCGCGACCTGGTGAACTGGACCCCGGTGGTGGCCAGCCTGAAGGCCAATATCGGCTCGGTCTGGGCCCCGGAAATCTGCAAGCACCAGGGCCGCTACTACATCTACATTCCGGCCAAGTTTCCGGGCAACAACACCAGCTATGTGATTTGGGCCGACCGGATCGAGGGGCCGTGGTCAGAGCCGATCGACCTGAAACTGCCCCGCTATATCGATCCCGGCCATGTGGTCGACGAGCAGGGCGTGCGCTGGCTGTTCCTGTCGGGCGGCGACCGCATCCAGCTGGCTCCCGACGGCCTGTCGACCGTCGGCAAGCCCGAGCACGTCTATGATCCGTGGCGCTATCCCGACGACTGGGACGTCGAGGGCTTCTCGCCCGAAGGCCCCAAGGTGATGAAGAAGGGCGACTACTACTACCTGGTCACCGCCGTGGGCGGCACCGCCGGCCCGCCGACCGGCCACATGGTCATCGTCGCCCGCGCCAAATCCCTGGCAGGGCCCTGGGAAGACCATCCGCGCAACCCGCTGGTCCGGACCGTCGACAATGCCGAGAAATGGTGGTCGCGCGGCCACGCCACCCTGGTCGAGGGCCCCGGCGGCGACTGGTGGACCGTCTATCACGGCTATGAAAACGGCTTTTATACCCTGGGCCGCCAGACCCTGCTGGCTCCGGTCACCTGGACGAAGGACGGCTGGTTCGACATCGGCGGCGGCGATCTGGCCAAGCCCATGCGCAAGCCAAAAGGCGGCAAGCCTGGCCCGCACGGCATGGCCCTGTCAGACGACTTCACCACCGACAAGCTGGGCGTGCAGTGGAACTTCTTCGACCCCAAACCGGGCGAGGCCGACCGCATCAGCCGCAAGGACGGCGTCCTGACCCTGAAGGGCGCAGGCGAGGCCCCCAGCAGCGGCTCGCCCCTGATCTTCGTCAATGGCGACCAGGCCTATGAGATCGAGTGCGAGATCGAGATCGAGCCCGAAACCCGCGCCGGCCTGATCCTGTTCTATGACCGCCAGCTCTATTGCGGCCTGGGGTTCGACGCCAAGAACTTCGTCACCCACCAGTACGGCATCGAGCGCGGTCGCCCGGCCAATCCGCATGGCGCCAAGATGCTGATGCGGCTGCGCAATACCCGCCACATCGTCAGCTTCCACACCAGCGGAGACGGCGGAACGACCTGGAAACGGTTTGACCGGGGCATGGAGGTCAGCGGCTACCACCATAATGTGCGCGGCGGTTTCCTGATGCTCAAACCCGGCCTGTACGCCGCCGGCAAGGGCTCGGCGCGGTTCCGGAACTTCCGGTATCGCGCGCTGGATTGA